A genome region from Meriones unguiculatus strain TT.TT164.6M chromosome 19, Bangor_MerUng_6.1, whole genome shotgun sequence includes the following:
- the Higd2a gene encoding HIG1 domain family member 2A, mitochondrial, producing the protein MAAPRPVSPEAPFNPSQAPVIEGFSPTVYSNPEGFKEKFIRKTRENPMVPIGCLGTAAALCYGLYCFHRGQSHRSQLMMRTRIAAQGFTVVAILVGLAASAMKSRP; encoded by the exons ATGGCGGCTCCGCGTCCTGTTAGTCCAGAGGCGCCTTTCAATCCGTCCCAGGCCCCAGTCATCGAGGGCTTCAGCCCCACGGTCTATAGCAACCCAGAGGGCTTCAAGGAGAAGTTTATTCGGAAGACCCGTGAGAATCCAATGGTCCCCATAG gCTGCCTGGGCACGGCGGCTGCCCTCTGCTATGGCCTGTACTGCTTCCACCGCGGCCAGAGCCACCGCTCGCAACTAATGATGCGCACCCGGATCGCTGCCCAGGGTTTCACGGTCGTAGCCATCTTGGTGGGGTTAGCGGCATCTGCTATGAAGTCTCGACCCTGA